A genomic segment from Geitlerinema sp. PCC 7407 encodes:
- a CDS encoding DUF3288 family protein, translating into MADASAKDQQHPQEQSDRQLTQQLLASDPSDLNLAELARLRVRYQGFPGARDIQTNLDKALQRWNLTEEELFARTREIHNSTQIYKGRSNQREDWS; encoded by the coding sequence ATGGCAGACGCTAGCGCCAAAGACCAGCAGCATCCCCAAGAACAATCCGATCGCCAGCTCACCCAGCAGCTGCTCGCCAGCGATCCCAGTGACTTGAATCTGGCTGAACTAGCGCGGCTGCGGGTGAGGTATCAAGGATTTCCTGGAGCGCGAGACATCCAGACAAACCTTGACAAGGCCCTACAGCGCTGGAACCTGACCGAAGAGGAGCTCTTCGCGCGCACCCGAGAAATCCACAACTCCACCCAGATCTACAAGGGACGCAGCAACCAGCGCGAGGACTGGAGCTAA